A stretch of the Azospirillum brasilense genome encodes the following:
- a CDS encoding Lrp/AsnC ligand binding domain-containing protein produces MTELDRTDRRILAILQMDGRISAVDLAERVGLSPTTAGERMRRLLKDGYVTGFTARLDPHRLGFGLMVFVEVLLDKTTPDVFDRFAQAIRHAPEVLECHMVAGGFDYLVKTRVADMAAYRRFLGDVLLSLPGVRETRTYAVMEEVKNDGPLPL; encoded by the coding sequence ATGACGGAGCTTGACCGGACCGACCGGCGCATCCTGGCGATTTTGCAGATGGACGGGCGGATTTCCGCCGTGGATCTGGCGGAGCGGGTCGGCCTGTCGCCCACGACCGCCGGCGAGCGGATGCGGCGGTTGCTGAAGGACGGCTATGTCACGGGGTTCACGGCGCGGCTCGATCCGCACCGGTTGGGCTTCGGGCTGATGGTGTTCGTCGAGGTGCTGCTCGACAAGACGACGCCCGACGTGTTCGACCGCTTCGCCCAGGCCATCCGACACGCGCCGGAGGTCCTGGAATGCCACATGGTGGCCGGCGGGTTCGACTATCTGGTCAAGACGCGGGTGGCCGACATGGCGGCCTACCGGCGGTTCCTGGGGGATGTGCTGCTGTCGCTGCCCGGCGTCCGGGAGACGCGCACCTACGCGGTGATGGAGGAGGTCAAGAACGACGGCCCCCTCCCCCTCTGA
- a CDS encoding right-handed parallel beta-helix repeat-containing protein, protein MDHLPPPPPAIERPAAPSLLVSARRTADDAPVFYVDATDGDDRRSGRGPKEAWKSLDKVNATAFPPGSRVLFERGESWRGSLLASSSGTTDRPITYGAYGKGDAPVIDARGASVAVSLNGRTNVAFDGLTITGAADTGLLLGPRARNVSVTNVTVAGNGGSGIVVQGTSDGLRIDGSAITGNGAYGIVHYAADNTDQVITRNTIADNGWRKDGGVYSGWNGRIRTGEIAHNRVFNNGVNGGEGRSHGLYHDQGQAGSALKIHDNLIHDNPRGAGILAKSSTEIYRNVIFRNADAGLSLGQNRGIDVTYRVYDNEFYDNNGGVLQHQKGNGSITLELRDNVFHRNGKRAAIIIADSIDKAVTGNRVSNDAKAENRAESRTGATVIQQPGGTVQEASGMRPESVR, encoded by the coding sequence ATGGATCACCTGCCCCCGCCTCCCCCCGCCATCGAGCGTCCCGCCGCGCCGTCGCTGCTCGTCAGCGCGCGCCGGACCGCGGATGACGCGCCGGTCTTCTACGTCGACGCCACGGACGGCGACGACCGCCGGTCGGGCCGCGGCCCGAAGGAGGCGTGGAAGTCGCTGGACAAGGTGAACGCCACGGCTTTCCCGCCGGGCAGCCGCGTGCTGTTCGAGCGCGGGGAGAGCTGGCGCGGCAGCCTCCTGGCCTCCTCCTCCGGCACCACCGACCGGCCGATCACCTACGGCGCCTATGGCAAGGGCGACGCCCCGGTGATCGACGCGCGGGGCGCGTCGGTCGCGGTCAGCCTGAACGGGCGGACGAACGTCGCCTTCGACGGGCTGACCATCACCGGCGCGGCCGACACCGGCCTGCTGCTGGGTCCCAGGGCGCGCAACGTGTCGGTGACGAACGTGACCGTCGCGGGCAACGGCGGCTCCGGAATCGTCGTACAGGGCACGTCGGATGGGCTGCGGATCGACGGGTCGGCCATCACCGGCAACGGCGCCTACGGGATCGTGCATTACGCCGCGGACAACACCGACCAGGTCATCACGCGCAACACCATCGCCGACAACGGCTGGCGCAAGGACGGCGGCGTCTATTCCGGCTGGAACGGGCGCATCCGGACCGGCGAGATCGCCCACAACCGGGTCTTCAACAACGGCGTCAACGGCGGCGAGGGCCGCTCCCACGGCCTCTACCACGACCAGGGGCAGGCCGGCAGCGCGCTGAAGATCCACGACAATCTGATCCACGACAACCCGCGCGGCGCCGGCATCCTGGCCAAGTCCAGCACCGAGATCTACCGCAACGTCATCTTCCGCAACGCCGACGCGGGCCTCTCGCTCGGCCAGAACCGCGGGATCGACGTGACCTACCGGGTCTACGACAACGAGTTCTACGACAACAACGGCGGCGTCCTGCAGCACCAGAAGGGCAACGGCTCGATCACGCTGGAACTGCGCGACAACGTCTTCCACCGCAACGGCAAGCGGGCCGCCATCATCATCGCCGACAGCATCGACAAGGCCGTCACCGGCAACCGGGTCAGCAACGACGCCAAGGCCGAAAACAGGGCCGAATCCCGGACCGGGGCGACCGTGATCCAACAGCCAGGAGGAACCGTGCAGGAAGCATCCGGAATGCGGCCGGAATCCGTGCGCTGA
- a CDS encoding GNAT family N-acetyltransferase: MSTSSSTVGQSITDRLKKTVFRFDASDKGELRGFQRKMFGERVWQVDEAYNRWLFDEVPDRDADGPQVWVCKRQGQIVGQQCGIPFRLKAQDREIPASWANSLMVLPEWRMRGAFTPLAEAQLDSRPLAMAIHISDSAYKAYSKAGWIDIGALPAYVFPLDTRRCLEASSLQGRMRTLGTIAGPALHGARIGGHLLSRATGARFEEIGRFDGRADAIWRRASPHYPLIALRDLTHLRWRYDAIPCASDYRRFILTRGGEPLGYVVLRRETWRKEPCLAIVDYLCEPKWLWVLLSHTLRIAATERATALICRTLNTRAERTFLAMGMMKVPDRVGFPVRVMAHAGPDAGIDRDAFADRGNWLLTMGDGDASFLMHNTLPETAGLQPEGVAVQG, translated from the coding sequence GTGAGCACCAGCAGCAGCACCGTCGGTCAGTCGATCACCGACCGGCTGAAGAAAACCGTTTTCCGCTTCGACGCTTCCGACAAGGGGGAGCTGCGGGGCTTCCAGCGCAAGATGTTCGGGGAACGGGTCTGGCAGGTGGACGAGGCCTACAACCGCTGGCTCTTCGACGAGGTGCCCGACCGGGACGCGGACGGGCCGCAGGTCTGGGTGTGCAAGCGCCAGGGCCAGATCGTCGGCCAGCAATGCGGGATTCCCTTCCGCCTGAAGGCGCAGGACCGGGAAATCCCGGCCTCCTGGGCCAACAGCCTGATGGTCCTGCCGGAATGGCGGATGCGCGGCGCCTTCACGCCCCTGGCGGAAGCGCAACTCGACAGCCGCCCTCTGGCGATGGCCATCCACATCTCGGACTCCGCCTACAAGGCCTACAGCAAGGCCGGCTGGATCGACATCGGCGCCCTGCCCGCCTACGTCTTCCCGCTGGACACGCGGCGCTGCCTGGAGGCGTCGTCGCTCCAGGGCCGCATGCGGACCCTCGGCACGATCGCCGGGCCGGCCCTGCACGGAGCACGGATCGGCGGCCACCTGCTGAGCCGGGCGACCGGCGCGCGGTTCGAGGAGATCGGGCGGTTCGATGGGCGGGCCGACGCCATCTGGCGACGCGCTTCCCCGCATTACCCGCTGATCGCGCTGCGCGACCTGACGCATCTGCGCTGGCGCTACGACGCGATCCCCTGCGCCTCGGACTACCGCCGCTTCATCCTGACGCGCGGGGGCGAGCCGCTGGGCTATGTCGTCCTGCGCCGCGAGACCTGGCGCAAGGAGCCCTGCCTCGCCATCGTCGATTACCTGTGCGAGCCGAAATGGCTGTGGGTTCTGTTGAGCCACACCCTGCGCATCGCCGCGACGGAGCGCGCGACCGCGCTGATCTGCCGGACGCTGAACACGCGGGCGGAGCGGACCTTCCTCGCCATGGGCATGATGAAGGTGCCCGACCGCGTCGGCTTCCCGGTGCGGGTGATGGCGCACGCCGGGCCGGACGCCGGCATCGATCGGGACGCCTTCGCCGACCGCGGCAACTGGCTGCTGACCATGGGCGACGGCGACGCCAGCTTCCTGATGCACAACACGCTGCCCGAGACCGCCGGGCTGCAACCGGAGGGAGTCGCCGTCCAGGGATGA
- a CDS encoding GumC family protein: protein MAAYTHVDGALGSEASTREVALRDLLQVLRRRRSTIIASVLCCTALATTGALLYEPRFTSQAVLIIDPRTTEVTDINAVISNLPREAAAIRTEIDMITSSATAAKVVDRLGLVHDPEFNGAIERPSAIDRAIAGINDTIGYDLSPLQQQITGYLNSAGIGVKEPTTAEKERAAVIADVRRGLSATSDAQSYTIVVSFKAKEAEKAARIANAFVDEYLLDQLQTKQEVTQQANKWLEDRINELRAQVEVSDKAVQDYRAQQGLVLGSAGGETFLSQQLAELNRALVVAQTERGRAEARAQNARIVARSPTEGNAAEVLGSPLIQRLGEEESGIARRLAEYRTRYGDQHPAVQAYVNQLTNLRQKMREEATKIMAVINNEVEIARARERELEAALKKLTAETAGELGANVRLAQLQREADANRRVYEGLLQRLVETREQDDLQQRDARVVSKAEPPLEPSTPGKKLFVGGGLAVGLLIGMFLAFLRDHLNKTFRNTQHVEETIGVPAIGLVPSLPHHKNAKPEDYVLDRPRSEYSEAVRAIGVSLYARGALNTGSVVMVTSAVPGEGKTTVCLTLARMLAASGRRVLLLECDLRCPRIGNVLGDNAPGDLSDLIVGKAEWNDVVQVDGRSGLHYVVGRPHCDHPQELLGSEKLASIIKFASLEYDCVILDTPPMAVVADAGVLTRSATECLFVVRWEQTPRAVVQRAIDRLTELGRDVTSVVLSRVDLKKLARTDASEEAYGMNEARRYYTR, encoded by the coding sequence ATGGCCGCGTACACTCATGTAGACGGAGCCCTGGGGTCCGAAGCCAGCACCCGGGAGGTCGCGCTCCGCGACCTCCTCCAGGTGCTGCGCCGGCGCCGGAGCACGATCATCGCCAGCGTCCTGTGCTGCACCGCGCTGGCCACCACCGGTGCCCTGCTCTATGAGCCGCGGTTCACCAGCCAGGCCGTGCTCATCATCGACCCGCGCACGACGGAGGTCACGGACATCAACGCCGTGATCTCCAACCTGCCGCGCGAGGCGGCGGCGATCCGGACCGAAATCGACATGATCACCTCCAGCGCCACCGCCGCCAAGGTGGTGGACCGGCTTGGGCTGGTCCATGACCCGGAGTTCAACGGCGCCATCGAACGGCCTTCGGCCATCGACCGGGCCATCGCCGGGATCAACGACACCATCGGCTACGACCTGTCGCCGCTGCAGCAGCAGATCACCGGCTATCTGAACTCCGCCGGAATCGGTGTGAAGGAGCCGACGACTGCGGAGAAGGAGCGTGCGGCGGTCATCGCCGACGTCCGCCGCGGCCTGTCGGCGACCAGCGACGCCCAGTCCTACACCATCGTCGTCTCCTTCAAGGCGAAGGAGGCGGAAAAGGCGGCGCGCATCGCCAACGCCTTCGTGGACGAGTATCTGCTCGACCAGCTCCAGACCAAGCAGGAGGTCACCCAGCAGGCCAACAAGTGGCTGGAGGACCGCATCAACGAGCTGCGCGCCCAGGTCGAGGTGTCGGACAAGGCGGTGCAGGACTACCGCGCGCAGCAGGGCCTCGTGCTCGGCAGCGCCGGCGGCGAGACCTTCCTGTCGCAGCAGTTGGCCGAGCTGAACCGCGCCCTGGTCGTCGCCCAGACGGAGCGTGGCCGGGCGGAGGCGCGGGCGCAGAACGCCCGCATCGTCGCGCGCAGCCCGACCGAGGGCAACGCGGCCGAGGTGCTCGGCTCGCCGCTGATCCAGCGGCTGGGCGAGGAGGAATCGGGCATCGCGCGGCGGCTCGCCGAATACCGCACCCGCTACGGCGACCAGCATCCGGCGGTGCAGGCCTACGTCAACCAGTTGACGAACCTGCGCCAGAAGATGCGCGAGGAAGCCACCAAGATCATGGCGGTGATCAACAACGAGGTCGAGATCGCCCGCGCCCGCGAGCGCGAGCTTGAGGCCGCGTTGAAGAAGCTGACCGCCGAGACCGCCGGGGAGCTGGGCGCCAACGTCCGCCTGGCCCAGCTGCAGCGCGAGGCCGACGCCAACCGCCGCGTCTATGAAGGGCTGCTCCAGCGTCTCGTCGAAACGCGCGAGCAGGACGACCTTCAGCAGCGCGACGCCCGCGTCGTCTCCAAGGCGGAGCCGCCGCTGGAGCCGTCGACCCCGGGCAAGAAGCTGTTCGTCGGCGGCGGTCTGGCCGTGGGCCTGCTGATCGGCATGTTCCTGGCCTTCCTGCGCGACCATCTGAACAAGACCTTCCGCAACACCCAGCATGTGGAGGAGACGATCGGCGTGCCGGCCATCGGGCTGGTGCCGTCCCTGCCGCATCACAAGAACGCCAAGCCGGAAGACTATGTCCTCGACCGTCCGCGGTCGGAGTACAGCGAGGCGGTGCGCGCCATCGGCGTGTCGCTCTACGCCCGCGGCGCCCTGAACACCGGCTCCGTGGTGATGGTCACCTCCGCCGTTCCCGGCGAGGGCAAGACCACCGTCTGCCTGACCCTGGCGCGCATGCTGGCGGCGTCCGGCCGGCGGGTCCTGCTGCTGGAATGCGACCTGCGCTGCCCGCGCATCGGGAACGTGCTGGGCGACAACGCCCCGGGCGACCTGAGCGATCTGATCGTCGGCAAGGCGGAGTGGAACGACGTCGTCCAGGTGGATGGCCGCAGCGGACTGCACTATGTCGTCGGCCGCCCGCATTGCGACCACCCGCAGGAGCTCCTGGGGTCGGAGAAGCTGGCGAGCATCATCAAGTTCGCCTCGCTCGAATACGACTGCGTCATCCTCGACACCCCGCCGATGGCGGTCGTGGCGGACGCGGGCGTGCTGACCCGGTCGGCGACGGAATGCCTGTTCGTGGTGCGCTGGGAGCAGACGCCGCGCGCCGTCGTCCAGCGGGCCATCGACCGGCTGACCGAACTGGGCCGCGACGTGACCAGCGTCGTGCTGAGCCGGGTGGACCTGAAGAAGCTGGCCCGCACCGACGCGTCGGAAGAGGCCTACGGCATGAACGAGGCGCGCCGCTACTACACGCGCTGA
- a CDS encoding nucleotide sugar dehydrogenase, with protein MSSNEFADLLVSGGSVGTSGIPEALATLESKIAAGTASVGVIGLGYVGLPLARLFARAGFSVTGFDIDPEKVASLNGGTSYIGTVSTDEVRGMLEEGRFTATANFQSLADMDAIVICVPTPLTRNREPDMSCIEVTTRQIAQVLRPGQLIVLESTTYPGTTREVVRPILEKTGLVSGTDFLLAFSPEREDPGNETFTTARIPKIVGGEDPNALRIACSMYGRALERVIPVSSLEAAEAVKLTENIFRCVNIALVNELKVVYDAMGIDVWEVIEGAKTKPFGYMPFYPGPGLGGHCIPIDPFYLTWKAREFDVATRFIELAGEINTRMPHYVVERLSQAMDSKLGRALRGSRILVLGVAYKKNIEDMRESPALKIIDLLQDRGCEVFYYDPHVPELPETRRLARMAGTPSVALEEIQQGAFDAAILCTDHDSFDLKAFLDGLPLIVDTRNAFGKAGIVDEKIVKG; from the coding sequence ATGTCGAGCAATGAGTTTGCCGACCTGTTGGTGAGCGGGGGTTCGGTCGGCACGTCCGGCATTCCGGAAGCTCTGGCGACCCTGGAGTCGAAGATCGCGGCGGGCACCGCCAGCGTCGGCGTCATCGGCCTGGGTTACGTCGGCCTGCCTCTGGCGCGGCTGTTCGCGCGGGCCGGCTTCTCGGTGACGGGCTTCGACATCGACCCGGAAAAGGTCGCCAGCCTGAACGGCGGCACCTCCTACATCGGCACCGTGTCGACCGACGAGGTCCGCGGGATGCTGGAGGAGGGCCGCTTCACGGCCACGGCGAACTTCCAGTCGCTGGCCGACATGGACGCCATCGTCATCTGCGTGCCGACGCCGCTGACCCGCAACCGCGAACCGGACATGAGCTGCATCGAGGTCACCACCCGGCAGATCGCCCAGGTGCTGCGCCCCGGCCAGCTGATCGTCCTCGAATCGACCACCTACCCCGGCACGACGCGCGAAGTCGTGCGCCCGATCCTGGAGAAGACCGGCCTCGTCAGCGGCACGGATTTCCTGCTGGCCTTCTCGCCGGAGCGCGAGGACCCGGGCAACGAGACCTTCACCACCGCCCGCATCCCGAAGATCGTCGGCGGCGAGGACCCCAACGCGCTGCGCATCGCCTGCTCGATGTACGGCCGCGCGCTGGAGCGCGTGATCCCGGTCTCGTCGCTGGAAGCGGCCGAGGCGGTGAAGCTGACCGAGAACATCTTCCGCTGCGTCAACATCGCGCTCGTCAACGAGCTGAAGGTCGTCTACGACGCGATGGGCATCGACGTCTGGGAAGTGATCGAGGGCGCCAAGACCAAGCCCTTCGGCTACATGCCCTTCTACCCCGGCCCCGGCCTGGGCGGTCACTGCATCCCGATCGACCCCTTCTACCTGACCTGGAAGGCCCGCGAGTTCGACGTCGCCACCCGCTTCATCGAGCTGGCCGGCGAGATCAACACCCGCATGCCGCATTACGTGGTGGAGCGGCTGTCCCAGGCCATGGACTCCAAGCTGGGCCGCGCGCTGCGCGGGTCGCGCATCCTCGTTCTGGGCGTCGCCTACAAGAAGAACATCGAGGACATGCGCGAAAGCCCGGCGCTGAAGATCATCGATCTTCTCCAGGACCGCGGCTGCGAGGTCTTCTACTACGACCCGCATGTGCCGGAGCTTCCGGAGACGCGCCGTCTCGCCCGCATGGCCGGCACGCCGTCGGTCGCGCTGGAGGAAATCCAGCAAGGCGCCTTCGATGCCGCGATCCTGTGCACCGACCACGACTCCTTCGACCTGAAGGCCTTCCTGGACGGGCTGCCGCTGATCGTCGACACCCGCAACGCCTTCGGCAAGGCGGGCATCGTCGACGAGAAGATCGTGAAGGGCTGA
- a CDS encoding polysaccharide deacetylase family protein translates to MSVADVISGGGLGRRLRWVDTLRNPLGTACHHAYGSPVLAVVYHAVCDTVPDHLKHIYRPRTPKEFTEDLDFLLKHFEPTDLPTVTGSAMGGPEIRRPSLLVTFDDGMREVAEVAMPILRRKGIRPALYLNLNFLDNGTLFYRHKASLLAERLSRLPEADPRRAVCAATLARAGAIAADPAAGVMKVSWHQRAVLDEIATVLEFDTAGFLATQRPYLTRDEITDLMAEGVSIGAHGFDHPNHRLLTPEQRKEEVTGSVAGIRELFGPGCGSFAFPYSDEGLHDSLFGELYGSGVDLTFGTSWPRRGGPQRRIQRICFENGPAPARQQLVKRLLRGGAGNLKRALAG, encoded by the coding sequence ATGAGCGTTGCCGACGTGATTTCCGGTGGCGGGCTGGGCCGGCGGCTCCGGTGGGTGGACACGCTGCGCAACCCGTTGGGGACCGCCTGCCATCACGCCTATGGCAGCCCGGTGCTGGCCGTCGTCTACCACGCCGTCTGCGACACGGTGCCGGACCATCTGAAGCACATCTACCGCCCCCGCACGCCCAAGGAGTTCACGGAGGACCTTGATTTCCTCCTGAAGCACTTCGAGCCGACGGACCTGCCCACGGTCACCGGGTCGGCCATGGGCGGGCCGGAGATCCGCCGGCCGTCGCTGCTGGTCACCTTCGACGACGGCATGCGCGAGGTCGCGGAGGTGGCGATGCCCATCCTGCGCCGCAAGGGCATCCGTCCGGCGCTGTATCTCAACCTGAACTTCCTCGACAACGGGACGCTGTTCTACCGGCACAAGGCGAGCCTTCTGGCGGAGCGGCTGAGCCGGCTGCCCGAGGCCGATCCCCGCCGCGCCGTCTGCGCCGCCACCCTGGCGCGGGCCGGCGCCATAGCCGCCGATCCGGCCGCGGGCGTCATGAAGGTGAGCTGGCACCAGCGCGCCGTGCTGGACGAGATCGCCACCGTGCTGGAGTTCGACACGGCCGGCTTCCTGGCGACGCAACGGCCTTACCTGACCCGCGACGAGATCACCGACCTGATGGCGGAGGGCGTGTCGATCGGCGCCCACGGTTTCGACCATCCCAACCACCGTCTGCTGACGCCGGAGCAGCGGAAGGAGGAGGTGACGGGCAGCGTCGCCGGCATCCGGGAGCTGTTCGGCCCCGGCTGCGGCTCCTTCGCCTTCCCCTATTCGGACGAGGGGCTGCACGACTCGCTGTTCGGCGAGCTGTACGGCAGCGGCGTCGACCTCACCTTCGGTACCTCCTGGCCGCGCCGCGGCGGTCCGCAGCGGCGCATCCAGCGGATTTGCTTCGAGAACGGTCCGGCCCCCGCCAGACAGCAGCTCGTCAAGCGCCTGCTGCGCGGCGGCGCCGGCAACCTGAAGCGCGCTCTCGCCGGGTGA
- a CDS encoding glycosyltransferase, which produces MATYAGEKADNLQAALESVYTQTLLPRECVLVVDGRIGEEQEKVIARYQASNACRLVVVRRRNQGGLARALNDGLQYCTGYLVARMDSDDICLPHRFETQARAFAEQGALDASFSWHAEFEQDPGVITCVKRSPETHEEISQGMKWHCVLSHPTMMVRRRALTAIGGYRSCFGNLEDYDLYVRLLQAGARMETVQEALLLFRTSMAQRVRRGGLRYAVNEWAFRVWCWRSGFLTNSEFLATASLQIGFRLTPPGLKRMLYRLVRTPTEAQAMARIHSAMMQPKRLAPDGADAL; this is translated from the coding sequence ATGGCCACCTACGCCGGCGAGAAGGCGGACAACCTTCAGGCCGCGCTGGAGAGCGTCTATACCCAGACGCTTCTCCCGCGCGAATGCGTGCTGGTGGTCGATGGACGGATCGGGGAGGAGCAGGAGAAGGTCATCGCCCGCTATCAGGCGTCCAACGCCTGCCGGCTTGTGGTGGTGCGGCGGCGCAACCAGGGGGGCTTGGCCCGCGCGCTGAACGATGGCCTGCAATATTGCACGGGCTATCTGGTGGCCCGCATGGACAGCGACGACATCTGCCTGCCCCACCGCTTCGAGACGCAGGCGCGCGCCTTCGCCGAGCAGGGGGCGCTGGACGCGTCCTTCTCCTGGCACGCGGAGTTCGAGCAGGACCCCGGCGTCATCACCTGCGTGAAGCGCAGCCCGGAGACGCACGAAGAGATCAGCCAGGGCATGAAATGGCACTGCGTCCTGTCGCACCCCACCATGATGGTGCGGCGGCGGGCGCTGACCGCCATCGGCGGCTACCGCTCCTGCTTCGGCAATCTGGAGGACTACGACCTGTATGTCCGCCTGCTCCAGGCCGGGGCGCGCATGGAGACGGTGCAGGAGGCGCTTCTCCTCTTCCGCACCAGCATGGCCCAGCGCGTCCGCCGTGGCGGGCTGCGCTACGCCGTCAACGAATGGGCCTTCCGGGTCTGGTGCTGGCGGTCGGGCTTCCTGACCAACTCGGAGTTCCTGGCGACCGCCTCCCTTCAGATCGGCTTCCGGCTGACGCCGCCGGGCCTGAAGAGGATGCTGTACCGCTTGGTCCGCACGCCGACCGAGGCGCAGGCCATGGCCCGGATCCACAGCGCCATGATGCAGCCCAAGCGCCTCGCTCCCGATGGCGCGGACGCCCTCTGA
- a CDS encoding carbohydrate-binding domain-containing protein: MDDLGIDLHHQDLTDHTNYAGDLGADTAHLTISETAVSTADPFATPASLLQAQALQSAQPLALADAAATADNATKIVINAAGNVAGGIAPHFKVMVDGKVIGEGSAGTDAKDFTFNANVTADQAHKIQIQYDNDGVANGQDRNLIVNKITINGHALDATDPSVTYDKGALDGKDVVKGQSGMWWDGTLVVAAPKEFFPAATAEAVTGATKIVVNAAGNVAGGVAPHFKVMVDGKVIGEGSAGTAAKDYSFTADIAPGQAHKVQIQYDNDGVANGQDRNLIVNKITINGNAVNPTDASVTYDKGALDGKDVVKGQSGMWWDGTLVVAAPKEFFPSSTTTPTTPTTPTTPTTPTAPPAPSNPSGGTSDYPATPASQVFYIDATHGNDSNSGNNPNQAWKSLAKVNATNFAAGSLVLFERGETWTDSLLVSTSGTADKPIIYGAYGTGADPVIKAKSGASFAVSLNNKDNITFDNLTMTGSNDTGLLLNGGANNVKVTNSQIIDNRGSGVVISGTSNNLRIDHSTIDGNGGYGLVHYSADNANQYFTNNIISDNGWRTDAVYSGWNGRILSGEIAGNTIFNNGSGGGDGRSHGLYHDHSQANSTLKIHDNVIYSNPRGAGILAKSSTEIYNNTIYGNSNVGISIGQNQSTNVTYKIYGNEIFNNNGGILEHLKGSGSITLSLYDNTFYNNNGRAAINIADSIKQTVTNNTISTVSKANPII; this comes from the coding sequence ATGGACGATCTGGGTATCGACCTTCATCATCAGGATCTGACCGACCACACCAACTACGCCGGTGATCTCGGCGCCGACACGGCGCATCTGACCATCAGCGAGACCGCTGTGTCCACCGCCGATCCCTTCGCGACGCCGGCCTCCCTCCTCCAGGCGCAGGCCCTGCAGAGCGCGCAGCCGCTGGCCCTGGCCGACGCCGCCGCGACCGCGGACAACGCCACGAAGATCGTCATCAACGCCGCCGGCAACGTGGCGGGCGGCATCGCCCCGCACTTCAAGGTGATGGTGGACGGCAAGGTCATCGGTGAAGGCTCCGCGGGCACCGACGCCAAGGACTTCACCTTCAACGCCAACGTCACGGCGGATCAGGCGCACAAGATCCAGATCCAGTACGACAACGACGGCGTGGCGAACGGTCAGGACCGCAACCTGATCGTCAACAAGATCACCATCAACGGCCACGCGCTCGACGCGACCGACCCGTCCGTGACCTACGACAAGGGCGCGCTGGACGGCAAGGACGTGGTCAAGGGCCAGTCCGGCATGTGGTGGGACGGCACGCTGGTCGTTGCCGCGCCGAAGGAGTTCTTCCCCGCCGCGACGGCCGAGGCGGTGACCGGTGCGACGAAGATCGTCGTCAACGCCGCCGGCAACGTGGCGGGCGGCGTCGCCCCGCACTTCAAGGTGATGGTGGACGGCAAGGTCATCGGCGAGGGTTCCGCCGGCACCGCCGCCAAGGACTACAGCTTCACTGCCGACATCGCCCCCGGTCAGGCCCACAAGGTCCAGATCCAGTACGACAACGATGGCGTGGCGAACGGTCAGGACCGCAACCTGATCGTCAACAAGATCACCATCAACGGCAACGCCGTCAATCCGACCGACGCCTCCGTCACCTATGACAAGGGCGCGCTGGACGGTAAGGACGTGGTCAAGGGCCAGTCCGGCATGTGGTGGGACGGCACTCTGGTCGTCGCCGCGCCGAAGGAGTTCTTCCCCTCCTCGACCACGACGCCGACCACGCCGACCACCCCCACCACGCCGACCACGCCGACGGCCCCGCCCGCCCCGTCGAACCCGAGCGGCGGCACGTCGGATTACCCGGCGACCCCGGCCTCGCAGGTCTTCTACATCGACGCGACGCACGGCAACGACAGCAACTCGGGCAACAACCCGAACCAGGCCTGGAAGTCGCTGGCCAAGGTGAACGCGACCAACTTCGCCGCCGGCTCGCTGGTCCTGTTCGAGCGCGGCGAGACCTGGACCGACAGCCTGCTGGTCTCGACCTCCGGCACCGCCGACAAGCCGATCATCTACGGCGCCTACGGCACCGGCGCCGATCCGGTCATCAAGGCCAAGAGCGGCGCCAGCTTCGCGGTCAGCCTGAACAACAAGGACAACATCACGTTCGACAACCTGACGATGACGGGTTCGAACGACACCGGCCTGCTGCTCAACGGCGGCGCCAACAACGTGAAGGTCACCAACTCCCAGATCATCGACAACCGCGGTTCGGGCGTGGTGATCAGCGGGACGTCCAACAACCTGCGCATCGATCATTCCACGATCGACGGCAACGGCGGTTACGGCCTCGTCCACTACTCCGCCGACAACGCCAACCAGTACTTCACCAACAACATCATCAGCGACAACGGCTGGCGGACCGATGCGGTGTATTCGGGCTGGAACGGCCGCATCCTGAGCGGCGAGATCGCCGGCAACACGATCTTCAACAACGGCAGCGGCGGCGGCGACGGCCGGTCGCATGGCCTGTACCACGACCACAGCCAGGCCAACAGCACGCTGAAGATCCACGACAACGTGATCTACTCGAACCCGCGCGGCGCCGGCATCCTCGCCAAGTCGAGCACCGAGATCTACAACAACACGATCTACGGCAACTCGAACGTCGGCATCTCGATCGGCCAGAACCAGAGCACCAACGTCACCTACAAGATCTACGGCAACGAGATCTTCAACAACAACGGCGGCATCCTGGAGCACCTGAAGGGCAGCGGGTCGATCACGCTGAGCCTGTACGACAACACCTTCTACAACAACAACGGCCGTGCGGCGATCAACATCGCCGACAGCATCAAGCAGACGGTGACCAACAACACCATCTCCACGGTCTCCAAGGCCAACCCGATCATCTGA